The following are encoded together in the Bactrocera neohumeralis isolate Rockhampton chromosome 6, APGP_CSIRO_Bneo_wtdbg2-racon-allhic-juicebox.fasta_v2, whole genome shotgun sequence genome:
- the LOC126762597 gene encoding lysosomal aspartic protease-like translates to MFKFFVFFTICAALASANMVRVPIYKNPNYRRTHQTVKTETAYLRSKYHVPSLRATEQLDNSLNLAYYGKITIGTPAQEFLVLFDSGSSNLWVPSATCPTSNAACQAHNKYNSSASSTYVANGESFSIEYGSGSLSGFLSQDTVRVAGLTIQNQVFAEAMQEPGTSFLYSNFDGLMGMAFQQISNDDVVPPFYNMWTQGLISQNLFSFYLARAGTSSQGGEMILGGSDSSLYQGSLTYVPVSEEGYWQFAVDSGSIGSQVLCSSGCQAIADTGTSLIVAPYYGYVAYMNVVDPDGDGYIDCSSVSSLPDMEFVIGGTTFTVPASQYVIESEGQCSPAVSYMGTDFWILGDIFIGLYYTEFDMGNSRIGFAPVA, encoded by the coding sequence ATGTTCAAGTTCTTCGTATTCTTCACCATTTGCGCCGCCTTGGCCTCGGCCAACATGGTGCGCGTGCCCATCTACAAGAACCCCAACTACCGTAGGACACACCAAACCGTGAAAACCGAAACAGCTTACTTGCGCAGTAAATACCATGTTCCCAGTCTCCGTGCCACCGAGCAATTGGATAACAGCTTGAACTTGGCATACTACGGCAAGATCACCATCGGTACACCAGCACAGGAATTCTTGGTACTCTTCGATTCTGGTTCCTCAAACTTGTGGGTGCCATCAGCCACCTGCCCCACCAGCAATGCCGCCTGCCAGGCCCACAACAAATATAATTCCAGCGCTTCCAGCACCTATGTTGCCAATGGCGAAAGCTTCTCCATCGAATACGGTTCCGGTAGTTTGTCTGGTTTCCTGTCCCAAGATACCGTCAGAGTAGCTGGACTCACCATTCAAAACCAAGTGTTCGCTGAAGCTATGCAAGAACCCGGTACCAGCTTCCTTTACTCCAATTTCGATGGTTTAATGGGTATGGCTTTCCAACAAATTTCTAATGACGACGTGGTGCCACCATTCTACAACATGTGGACTCAGGGTTTGATCAGCCAGAACTTATTCTCCTTCTATTTGGCTCGTGCTGGCACCTCATCTCAGGGTGGTGAAATGATTTTGGGTGGTTCCGATTCCAGCCTCTACCAAGGTAGTCTCACCTATGTGCCCGTATCTGAGGAAGGCTATTGGCAATTCGCTGTGGACAGCGGTAGCATTGGCAGTCAGGTCTTGTGCAGTTCCGGTTGCCAAGCCATCGCCGATACTGGCACCTCTCTCATTGTGGCTCCATACTACGGTTATGTAGCATACATGAACGTCGTCGATCCCGATGGTGATGGCTATATTGATTGCTCAAGCGTCAGCAGCCTTCCCGATATGGAATTCGTCATTGGCGGTACCACCTTCACCGTCCCAGCCTCGCAATACGTTATCGAATCTGAGGGACAATGCTCTCCGGCTGTTAGCTACATGGGTACTGACTTCTGGATCTTGGGTGATATCTTCATTGGTCTTTACTACACCGAATTCGATATGGGCAATAGCCGCATTGGTTTCGCTCCAGTCGCCTAA